Part of the Lucilia cuprina isolate Lc7/37 chromosome 5, ASM2204524v1, whole genome shotgun sequence genome is shown below.
AGGCACAGATTTTACAACAGAACCAACATGAGCATAACCATGTTCTTGTTGTACAACCGAGGCATAAGCAGGTGCGGAATATACCAACTTCTCAGATTCATATAGACCAGGACGAGCTAAGACAACGGCAAATAAAGCAGACAACACCACctgtagaaaaaatttaaaattgttttaaaattagtatTGCAGAATTTAGAGAATAACTTACCAACTtgaacattttgattttttttgtttatgatttGGAAAGGTCTGTGTTGTTTGTGTCTAAGAGTTCAAGAAACTGTTATTGAATCacagttttgtttaaagtttatatacaaaattgttacaATTAAAGTACATTTAATTTTCTAGATCTCCTTTAAGCAATTATTCTTGTAATCATGACAAACCATTACACTTACTTGTTTtatgtttctttaatttaaacaatgtcTTTAAAGGTAGTCATAAACCAAAAATACTAGCTTTGAACTTGGCCCTAAAATTATGCgtcaaaaattacaaacaattttaaaactagTTAACAAACAAAGTGCAAGTAATGTGGTTAATGTGTGTGTTACTCTTAAAAATCTTGGAATTTACGTTTTGAACTTTTGTCTTCTAAGATTATAAAAGACAAGTAATCAAGAATTTAGAAGGCTGTCGAAAGACACTAAAAGTTATTACAATATAATAACCTTAAACCCTTAACAGACACTATGTTATTTACGCTTTTTAACGTAAATGTAATACACAATTACTGTAGATGTGTAACCAATAATAGTGGTTTTATGATTGAAGTAAAATAGATCTTTGACTGGTTTTGTCTGTCTTTAATGTGCAAGAGTACAAGAGATCTCACTGCCTTTCCATGGTTTAAAAGAAcagtattattttattaatgataaaactgaactagaacagaactagaacagaactggaacagaagtaaaacagaactagaacagaactagaacagaactagaacagaactagaacagaactagaacagaactagaacagaactagaacagaactagaacagaactagaacagaactagaacagaactagaacagaactagaacagaactagaacaaaactagaacagaactagaactagaatagaactgaactagaatctaGAATTTatctagaacttaactagaactgatctagaccTGAACAAGaaataaactataactgaactaacaAGGAAACTAGGATTGGCCAAGGAAACATCAACAAAAGCGAGCAATAACAGGACTTgcgtacatattttaaaatttttttcaaactcaCCGATTTAaacattgtgtttttttttaatatacgtTCTATTCCTGATTCCTTAAGTATAActataatgtttaagattttCCTATAGTGAAACTTCGGAAGTGTTTGCTTTAGTTTTCcatttaaatagtatttatatattagaaattaaattGCATCGAAAAAATGCATTATTAACGATAACTTAACAAAATCACCTTCATGTTCAGCTTGATTGATTATTTGGAAAAGCAAATATGTACAAATTaatattatctttatttattatatttttatcattaataCATCATAAAATCCCCATAGCTGCAATATTTTCAAGttcatagaaataaaaatttgtaattagaTCTTGCAGACCGTTCGAATAGCGCCATacacataaattaatttaatagtttttttaaggcCCAAAACCTAacgagtttgtttttttttaaactacacgctttttatgttattaatacgTATTTCGTCTGAAAATGCTTCAGTTTTTATGTAGATGGGTTAGTAACGAATTAGTAGCCAACTTTCCGTTCTCTATGGGGAAGTCAGTTATGGTAATTATTGACTTTTGTGGCATTAGTTCGATAAAGATGTTTTATTACCTGACTACCTAAGTATCTATTAATGTTTGTATGAAaacattattaactttttaattaattaataataatgtacTCAATAGTTTCACTATAATTCCATAAtttcgatctatctatctatctatctatctatctatctatctatctatctatctatctatctatctatctatctatctatctatctatctatctatctatctatctatcNNNNNNNNNNNNNNNNNNNNNNNNNNNNNNNNNNNNNNNNNNNNNNNNNNNNNNNNNNNNNNNNNNNNNNNNNNNNNNNNNNNNNNNNNNNNNNNNNNNNgatagatagatagatagatagatagatagatagatagatagatagatagatagatagatagatagatagatagatagatagatagttagatagagagatagatagataattacGTTGTAGAGATACGAATAAATTCTAACATTACACCTTCCTAAGGTATGGgttttacatatataattaaacTGCGATTTGTCATcaacatattttcatatattttttcacttcagtaaaattaaaactcattatttatacaaacaaacaataaaaaataaaagcaaaaaatacaaaacataataCCAGTTATATTAGATGTTTGTTAGATGTTTTCTTATATTATGCGTAGACGAAAAAATCTCACAACCAAACTATTACTATAAAAACTACACACATTCTAGCTAAACTTATCAATCAGTTAAAgctaatcaaaacaaatacacttaACTTTTCTaacaataacataaacaaaatgttcaaattggtaagtttaaaaaatatcctttattCTATTCACACATTGACTCAaactattatttcttttatctaCAGTTCGTTTTCACTGCTCTCTTTGCTTTGGCCGCTGCCCGTCCTGGCTACTTGGCTTCTTCTTCTCCCGTTGTCTACTCTTCTCATTATGTACAACCCGTCCATTATTCCGTACCTGTCGTTAAGACTGTTGTCCACAAGACTGTTGTACCCGTAGTCCACACACAAGTTGTAAAGACTGTTGTTTCTACCCCCGTTGTACATGCTGCTCCCGTTGTGCATGCTGCTCCCGTTGTACATGCTTCTCCCTTGTACCACTCGGTACCCGTTGTGTCAAGTTATGCTCCCGCTTATGGTGCCTGGAAGAAATAGACTCtagtataaattattaatttttaaggaaTTGATAAAAATGaactgattttatttaaatttattaaattttttttatttaaattaaggaaaaaataataataaaaacgaaaagaaaaatataattaatttttctcaaatttttgaATACAAAAGTCGGTAGAAAGAATACTCTTTAGAATGTACAAGGACACTTTCCCTGTAATTGCCATACTTGAGTCAaaataacatacaaataaataaataattttttttatagaaaattttcgataaatttttttatagaaaattttcggtaaatcttctttttgtagaacattttcgataaatcttctttttataaaaaattttcgattaatcttatttttatagaacattttagataaatgtttttataaaaatttttcgataaatcttctttttgtagaacattttcgataaatcttctttttataaaaaattttcgattaatcaTATTttcatagaacattttcgataaatctttttatataaatttttcgataaatcttttttctagaacattttcgataaatcttctttttatagaaaatgttcgataaatcttctttttatagaaaattttcgataaatcttctttttatagaaaattttcgataaatcttctttttatagaaaattttcgataaatcttctttttatagaaaattttcgataaatcttctttttatagaaaattttcgataaatcttctttttatagaaaattttcgataaatcttcttttttagaaaattttcgataaatcttctttttatagaaaattttcgataaatcttctttttatagaaaatttcgataaatcttctttttatagaaaattttcgataaatcttctttttatagaaaattttcgataaatcttctttttatagaaaattttcgataaatcttctttttatagaaaattttcgataaatcttctttttatagaaaatttttgataaatcttctttttgtagaacattttcgataaatcttctttttatagaatattttcgataaatcttctttttatcgaaaattttcgataaatcttctttttatcgaaaatttttgatgaatcttctttttgtagaacattttcgataaatcttctttttatagaatattttcgataaatcttctttttatcgaaaattttcgataaatcttctttttatcgaaaattttcgataaatctttttatcgaaaattttcgataaatcttctttttatagaatattttcgataaattttctttttatagaaaattttcgataaattttctttttatagaaaattttcgataaatcttaTTTTGATCGAACATTTTCGAcaaatcttctttttatagaacattttcgataaatcatctttttatagaacattttcgataaatcttcTTCTTAtggaacattttcgataaattttctttttatagagcattttcgaacaattttctttttatataacattttcgataattttattttttatagaacattttcgatataTCTTCTTCTTATAGGACATTTTCAAgaaatcttctttttataaaaaattttctatcatttctctttttacagaaaattttcgctaaattttctttttatagaaattttttgaataacttttttatttatagaaaatttctttttactgaaaatgttcgatcaagtttctttttattgaaaatttttcatagaaaattttcgaaaaatttttctttttatagaaaatattggatCTTCTGACATAAACTCACTTTGGGCACCAGGTAAAAATAACAATGAGGGGAAGGACTACATATTTTGTGAGAAAGGGACCTGCTTTGATTTGAACTAATTGCTGATCGGATTTCCCGGTATCAGAAGTCTAAAAACGGATGTGATAATCTTGATACATCTAGAGTTCCCAATTTTCTGTGGCCTCCACATAAATTGGGACTGGCGGCATTCTTTGCAACCATGAAAAGTTATCCAGGTCTAGACTAAGTAGAGGGAGATTTCTTAAATCCACAAGTAAGATCTTAGTACGATAATGAATCTCTCGGTTTTCTATCGCAAAAGTCTTGATGGCAAGCAGCAGCAATGTCAGACAACGGAAGcaacttaataatttaaatacagtttttaaaatctaaaacacatttaacgatatattattttgcataatttattttgtgtGAAGTAGTAAAATTTAATAGTCGGCTTTAAAATGAGGGCAATTTgctaatatattaaaaaaattatatgtttttatggTGTCAATAGCTAAATAAAAAGCCACAAGATTTGGcaataaattttgacaaatatcTATATCGAAtaattataaagtaattttaactTCATGTAGTTCATGTAGTTTATGAATAAGTCGTCTAAATGGAAATCAATATTTCTTATGATTTCGAAAAAATcgatatattttattaacaaatttaaaacataataatcaGTTCTAATAGTTGAATAATTTATATAGATTCATGCTCTATATTGACTTAGTTTTTCCAGGCACCATAAGCAGAAGCACCATGAGTTAAATACAAAGGTTCAGCATGGACCAAAGGAGCTGAGTGTACTACAGGTGTAGCAATGGAATGAACAACAGGCGAGTGGACAACTACGGGCACAGAGTAATGAGCCTTAACGACAGGCTGAACATAGGATGAGTAGACTACAGGTGAAGAAGCCAAATAGCCAGGACGAGCGGCAGCAATGGCGAATAGAGCAGCAAATACCAAGACAACCTTTAGAAGCAGAAATATCATGTTAtagaaagaatttaaatttttttgatattttacttacaaatttgaacattttggtAGAGTTTTTTTAAGGAGACTTTGATTTTAAACTAGAGcaattttctttaggaaaagaTTTCGTTGATTGacatatttaacaaattcttcttaagtatttatagaaaatatttcaatttcctatttttttatatgcagTTTTCTGCAACTAATAACAGGTcttctttaattttcatattattgtttaatttatattgttttataaacttttaaataaaacacaataacatttattaataattaaattgaaatgaatCATTCATTTAATGTTATCAAAACtattgaatgaaaacataaaagagaATTTGGCAAATAAGCAGAAACTAAACTAACTGGATAAACATTTATGGAAGCACCCTCGCCTAAGTCTTGGAAATATTCTCGTATTATGTTAGCTCAAAAGTTCcgttaataattttgaataaatcagtATCTAGAGTTCCGACTATAATCTCAACTACTCTCATAACCTTTGCCTCATAtaatatgaactcaaaagtGTTGCTAGTAGTCCTTACTATATCCCTTTATTCGACTATAAACTCGTCTATTCTCATTAACTTTGTCTTATATAATATGACCTCAAAAGTGCTTTTCTAAACTATTgcctcattattaaattatcgtttaaagtttaaactataaTCTCATTTAAAGTTTTGTCTATAACATCTAGTCTCGTGAAAAGTTTCGACTAAAAGCTAATGAAGTCTCAAAGTTAAAGTTCTATCTTTAGTTCCGAAAACCGTATTCAAATTTGACTATAATCTTGCATATATTAGTGTCAATAGTTTTTGACTATAATCTCATCTACTCTCATGATCGAATATTGATGCCCAAAGTTTCAACTTAAATAACCTTTACTTtgtagaccatagaatagtgtTGTCTTTAATTTCCTGTTCATAGATTCGACTTTAATCTTGTCAACATTCTTGAACATAGTTTCGCCAATAACTTCttctagtctggtatatagtttcGATTATTGGCTTGTCAATACTTCCGACTAGTATTGCCTGTAATAAGAAGAGTTTTTTCGTCTACACGCTCATCTTAAGTTCGTGTAGCAGTTCAGAATTAAGTCGTctttatagtctcgtctataattttgactataaTTTATTCTGTGGATTTGTAAAAATGTCCAAAATTTCGACTAAAATCTCGTCTAATATGCTGATCATAGAATCGACTTTACTGTAAATTCGTAATCATAGATTCGATCTTGATCTACTCTATTTCCTTGATCATAGTTTCGCCTTTAACTTCTACTTAACTTCAACTTCTTCTGGTCTGGTATGTAGTTTTGATTATAGGCTTGCCTGCAATTTCGACTAGTATCGTCCATAATTTCGACTATAATATCTCGTGTGTTTTTTATCCATAAGCTCATTTTAAATTCcgattttaattaagaataaagtCTCTCTTATCGTctcgtctatagtttggactattattttgtctaaattctagactatgaactagtctgtGAATTCGACTGCAAACTCGTCTCTAATTGTATTAAGAACTATAATTTGcattaataactaaaaacattcaaacttaattttgttaaatttgttagaGCAAACGAATCAATTGTTTTTGAAATCTTAATAAAGAACACTTATAAATAGTTTACTTTTCTCTATCAAGATCAACaaacgaaacaaaaacaacaaaagtaactACCTGTTAGTATCTTAACTAACAACTAATGCAAATAAACGCACATCATATCAATATTTCAACACTTTACTATAAAAACTCAATATTCTGTTGATCAACATATCAATCACTAAAAGTCCCACATAAC
Proteins encoded:
- the LOC111681332 gene encoding uncharacterized protein LOC111681332, with amino-acid sequence MFKLFVFTALFALAAARPGYLASSSPVVYSSHYVQPVHYSVPVVKTVVHKTVVPVVHTQVVKTVVSTPVVHAAPVVHAAPVVHASPLYHSVPVVSSYAPAYGAWKK